Proteins from a single region of Dysosmobacter acutus:
- a CDS encoding YitT family protein: MIGSGILAFGLYHVHSFAGVTEGGVLGMTLLLHHWLHLSPAVSGLVMNLTCYLLGWRLLGRTFILYSLVAGGGFSLFYAVFERFPPLWPGLAEMPLAAAVVGALFVGVGVGLSVRAGGAPGGDDALAMSISHLTGWSIQRVYLISDLVVLALSLSYIPFARLSYSLLTVVLSGQLIGLVQRVRLPGLAPEAQQE, from the coding sequence TTGATCGGAAGCGGAATTCTGGCCTTCGGGCTTTATCATGTGCACTCCTTTGCCGGGGTGACGGAGGGCGGCGTGCTGGGCATGACGCTGCTTCTGCACCACTGGCTGCATCTCTCCCCGGCTGTGTCGGGCCTGGTGATGAACCTGACCTGTTACCTATTGGGCTGGCGGCTGCTGGGCAGGACGTTCATTCTGTACTCCCTGGTGGCCGGCGGCGGATTTTCCCTGTTTTATGCCGTCTTTGAGCGGTTTCCGCCCCTTTGGCCGGGGCTGGCGGAGATGCCGCTGGCAGCGGCGGTGGTGGGCGCGCTGTTTGTCGGCGTGGGCGTGGGTCTGAGCGTCCGGGCCGGCGGAGCGCCCGGCGGGGACGACGCCCTGGCCATGAGCATCTCCCACCTCACCGGCTGGAGCATCCAGCGGGTGTATCTCATCAGCGATCTGGTGGTTTTGGCGCTGTCCCTCAGCTATATCCCCTTTGCCCGGCTGTCCTATTCTCTTTTGACCGTGGTGCTCTCCGGCCAGCTGATCGGCCTGGTGCAGCGTGTCCGGCTGCCGGGACTTGCCCCGGAGGCCCAGCAGGAGTAA